A stretch of the Acyrthosiphon pisum isolate AL4f chromosome A2, pea_aphid_22Mar2018_4r6ur, whole genome shotgun sequence genome encodes the following:
- the LOC100168379 gene encoding collagen alpha-5(IV) chain isoform X10 — MRLQRNGKMIPRPRTNMYLILFSILGVQFALSQQTNPNDLEVVLNIEDSNKTQYHEQNFDTMAYIFGYEVGPNGQFHHENKGPDGFTYGCYGYVDPEGKLQATHYISDGWGYRVVTPGESVEIFHHKHDPADENQANESSDGGSEHEHHGHHGVVTAWGDLYFPKGCGGGRPIQGTGQLGGSGSSGYPSFIGVGQPGPAGAPGQPGTPGLPGSPSSVYPSYPGTPGSPGSPGSPGTPGLPGKPGSPGFPSYQQPSSYPSAPGTPGSPGSPGSPGTPGLPGKPGSPGFPSYQQPSPYPSAPGTPGSPGSPGSPGTPGLPGKPGSLGYPSYQQPSPYPSAPGSSGLPGTPGTPGQPGTPGLPGSPSSVYPSYPGSQGSPGSPGAPGSPGLPSLPSYQKPTVYPTSTYPGSSGSPGSPGSPGSPGTPGLPGKPGSLGYPSYQQPSPYPSAPGSSGLPGTPGTPGAPGIPGAPGSPSYNIPSSYPSGPGTPGLPGSPGSPGQPGAPGLPGSSPYPKPSYPVAPGTPVSPGSPGSPGLPGQPGAPGLPGSSPYPKPSYPAAPGTPGSPGSPGSPGLPGKPGSYVPQSSYPESAYPGTPGQPGQPGTPGLPGKPGASVIPSIPSYEKPQPTYQKPNVGYPGSPGQPGTPGLPGSPGLPGTISYPKPTPTSAYPVGPGQSGYPGSPGLPGQPGTPGLPGSVYQPSYQKPSSVNQYGNPSLYPVSSYPGSQGLPGTPGTPGQPGTPGSPGSAYPGSTLNQTPNYQSVKPSSSYPGSPGQPGTPGLPGQPGTPGIPSQPSYQKPNPPTYPSQPSYSGYPGSSGQPGKPGTPGTPGTPGLPAGPTYQKPTPPAGYPGSPGTPGQPGTPGLPGIPAQSFGQYPQPSVDYGKPNLSGYPGSTGQPGLPGQPGTPGTPGTPGSYPTSPKPSPYPINPGSGSVSGQPGTSGIQSQPSYQKPNPPTYPVKPTYPSQPSYSGYPGSSGQPGKPGTPGTPGTPGTPGLPAGPSYQKPTPPAGYPGSPGTPGQPGTPGLPGIPAQSFGQYPQPSVDYGKPNLSGYPGSTGQPGLPGQPGTPGTPGTPGSYPTSPKPSPYPINPGSGSVSGQPGTLGIPSQPSYQKPNSPTYPSQPSYSGYPGSSGQPGKPGTPGTPGTPGLPAGPSYQKPTPPAGYPGSPGTPGQPGTPGLPGIPAQSFGQYPQPSVDYGKPNLSGYPGSTGQPGLPGQPGTPGTPGTPGSYPTSPKPSPSPINPGSGSISGLPSNGYPSSIGQTQTGYPNKPIPQPSYPGQSYVYPTSYPQRPNVPDYGAQQPNEYPGYLSSGYPVPPPPNAPLPNYPPPSSPSGYSGYFELYPGQNQIYPGQPDFNAYPAGDQYPFNGNAYGNPKQQFTSPATENKGKTPQITTPVATPTYGYKSESSQTSVEYPEKPSLIDIRINVPNVPESNDGQKAVILGKNELIGTSSGSSGYSSSLTPQYVSSPTKAPKLPYQFGQESNQVVLSSSKPETSTPFYSVSTKTASTPENTNLVQSTSTISYEDQFSTLSPDSSTPVNIIPYPLPIVPNPGSCPCYFVPPTSNNSTNQIQQQQTTVDLNNLPEGAVIGFVPVVFYPSCGAGSAVSKEVLSSKLNPVFPSAYQVPYKCSYCEQSESQTANIRSSFNQVIKQSQLNPSVVIKSPSRKNYPNAPIYDQPEFGRKIKVVRRKTID, encoded by the exons atgtatTTAATACTGTTCTCAATTTTGGGGGTTCAGTTTGCCTTATCTCAGCAAACTAACCCAAATGATTTGGAAGTGGTGCTTAACATCGAAGACAGCAATAAAACTCAATACCATGAACAAAATTTCGATACCA TGGCCTATATATTCGGCTACGAAGTAGGTCCAAATGGTCAATTCCATCACGAAAATAAAGGTCCAGATGGCTTCACATATGGTTGCTACGGATATGTAGACCCAGAAGGAAAATTACAAGCGACTCATTATATATCTGATGGCTGGGGATACAGAGTTGTCACACCAGGTGAATCTGTAGAAATATTCCATCATAAACATGACCCCGCAGATGAAAATCAAGCTAATGAAAGTTCTGATGGTGGTTCTGAACATGAACATCATGGACACCATGGAGTGGTAACAGCATGGGGTGATCTTTATTTCCCAAAGGGATGTGGAGGAGGACGTCCAATTCAAGGTACTGGTCAATTAGGTGGATCAGGCTCATCTGGATACCCAAGCTTTATTGGAGTTGGTCAACCAGGACCAGCAGGCGCACctgg tCAACCAGGTACTCCAGGATTACCGGGAAGTCCATCTTCAGTTTATCCAAGTTATCCAGGTACCCCAGGCTCTCCAGGCTCCCCAGGTTCACCCGGAACTCCAGGCTTACCag GTAAACCAGGATCTCCAGGCTTTCCATCATATCAACAACCATCATCTTATCCAAGTGCACCAGGTACCCCAGGCTCTCCAGGCTCCCCAGGTTCACCCGGAACTCCAGGCTTACCAG gtaaaccAGGATCTCCAGGCTTTCCATCATATCAACAACCATCACCTTATCCAAGTGCACCAGGTACCCCAGGCTCTCCAGGCTCCCCAGGTTCACCCGGAACTCCAGGCTTACCAG GTAAACCAGGATCTCTAGGCTATCCATCATATCAACAACCGTCACCTTATCCAAGTGCAccag gCTCGTCTGGGTTACCGGGAACTCCAGGAACTCCAG gtCAACCAGGTACTCCAGGATTACCGGGAAGTCCATCTTCAGTTTATCCAAGTTATCcag GATCACAAGGATCTCCAGGTTCTCCCGGTGCTCCGGGTAGCCCAGGACTACCCAGTTTACCATCTTATCAAAAACCAACAGTTTATCCAACATCCACTTATCCTGGGAGCtcag gtTCCCCAGGCTCTCCAGGCTCTCCAGGTTCACCCGGAACTCCAGGCTTACCAG gtaaaccAGGATCTCTAGGCTATCCATCTTATCAACAACCATCACCTTATCCAAGTGCACCag gcTCGTCCGGTTTACCAGGAACTCCAGGAACTCCAG gagcTCCAGGAATTCCAGGTGCACCAGGATCACCTTCATATAACATACCATCTTCATACCCAAGTGGTCCAG gaaCACCAGGGTTACCAGGTTCACCAGGATCACCag GCCAACCAGGAGCCCCAGGATTACCAGGTTCTTCACCATATCCAAAACCTTCATACCCTGTAGCTCCAGGTACACCAGTGTCTCCGGGATCTCCAGGTTCCCCTGGTCTTCCAg GCCAACCAGGAGCCCCAGGATTACCAGGTTCTTCACCATACCCAAAACCTTCATACCCTGCAGCTCCAGGTACACCAGGGTCTCCAGGATCTCCAGGTTCCCCTGGTCTTCCAG GAAAACCAGGATCTTACGTTCCCCAATCTTCATACCCAGAATCTGCTTATCCAGGTACCCCAg GTCAACCAGGTCAACCAGGAACTCCAGGAttaccag GTAAACCAGGAGCATCAGTTATACCTAGTATACCGTCATATGAAAAACCACAACCAACTTACCAAAAACCAAATGTAGGATACCCCGGAAGTCcag gcCAACCAGGTACTCCAGGTTTACCAGGATCACCAGGATTACCAGGCACAATTTCATACCCAAAACCCACACCAACATCCGCATATCCCGTAGGACCAg gtcaATCAGGATACCCTGGCTCTCCCGGACTTCCag gtCAACCAGGAACACCAGGTCTACCTGGGTCTGTATACCAACCTTCATATCAAAAACCATCTTCTGTTAATCAATATGGAAATCCATCTCTATATCCAGTATCTTCTTATCCTGGAAGTCAag GATTACCCGGAACACCAGGAACAccag gTCAACCCGGTACACCTGGATCACCAGGCTCAGCTTATCCAGGTTCTACATTGAATCAAACGCCTAATTATCAATCTGTTAAACCAAGTTCTTCATATCCAGGAAGTCCAG gtcaACCAGGCACTCCAGGATTACCAG GTCAACCAGGAACTCCAGGTATACCAAGCCAGCCTTCTTATCAAAAACCAAATCCACCAACATATCCTTCTCAACCATCTTATTCCGGTTATCCCGGAAGCtcag GTCAACCAGGAAAACCAGGTACTCCTGGTACTCCAGGTACACCAGGACTTCCCGCGGGACCGACCTACCAAAAACCTACACCTCCTGCTGGATATCCAGGATCTCCTGGTACACCAG GTCAACCAGGAACCCCTGGCCTCCCAGGTATTCCAGCTCAATCATTTGGTCAATATCCTCAACCTTCAGTTGACTATGGAAAACCTAATCTATCAGGATATCCCGGTTCTACag GTCAACCAGGCCTTCCCGGTCAACCAGGCACTCCAGGAACCCCAGGAACTCCAGGTTCTTATCCCACTTCACCAAAACCCAGCCCATACCCCATAAATCCAGGCAGTGGAAGTGTATCag gtcaaCCAGGAACCTCAGGTATACAAAGTCAGCCATCTTATCAAAAACCAAATCCACCAACATACCCAGTTAAGCCCACATATCCTTCTCAACCATCTTATTCCGGTTATCCCGGAAGCtcag GTCAACCAGGAAAACCAGGTACTCCTGGTACTCCAGGTACACCAGGTACACCAGGACTTCCCGCGGGACCGTCCTACCAAAAACCTACACCTCCTGCTGGATATCCAGGATCGCCTGGTACACCAG GTCAACCAGGAACCCCTGGCCTCCCAGGTATTCCAGCTCAATCTTTTGGTCAATATCCTCAACCTTCAGTTGACTATGGAAAACCTAATCTATCAGGATATCCCGGTTCTACag GTCAACCAGGCCTTCCCGGTCAACCAGGCACTCCAGGAACCCCAGGAACTCCAGGTTCTTATCCCACTTCACCAAAACCCAGCCCATACCCCATAAATCCAGGCAGTGGAAGTGTATCag gtcaaCCAGGAACTCTAGGTATACCAAGCCAGCCTTCttatcaaaaaccaaattcaccAACATATCCTTCTCAACCATCTTATTCCGGTTATCCCGGAAGCtcag GTCAACCAGGGAAACCAGGTACTCCTGGTACTCCAGGTACACCAGGACTTCCCGCGGGACCGTCCTACCAAAAACCTACACCTCCTGCTGGATATCCAGGATCTCCTGGTACACCAG GTCAACCAGGAACCCCTGGCCTCCCAGGTATTCCAGCTCAATCATTTGGTCAATATCCTCAACCTTCAGTTGACTATGGAAAACCTAATCTATCAGGATATCCCGGTTCTACag GTCAACCAGGCCTTCCCGGTCAACCAGGCACTCCAGGAACCCCAGGAACTCCAGGTTCTTATCCCACTTCACCAAAACCCAGCCCATCTCCCATTAATCCAGGCAGTGGAAGTATATCag gtttacCATCCAATGGTTATCCATCATCAATTGGTCAAACCCAAACAGGTTATCCAAACAAACCTATTCCTCAACCATCATACCCGGGTCAGAGTTATGTTTATCCTACCAGCTATCCTCAAAGACCAAATGTTCCTGACTATGGAGCACAGCAACCAAATGAATATCCTGGGTATTTAAGTTCAGGTTACCCAGTACCCCCTCCACCTAACGCACCACTTCCTAATTACCCACCACCTAGTTCACCATCTGGTTACTCTGGGTATTTCGAATTGTACCCGGGTCAAAATCAAATATACCCCGGTCAACCAGATTTTAATGCATACCCAGCTGGTGATCAATATCCTTTCAACGGAAACGCTTATGGTAATCCTAAACAACAATTTACTTCCCCAGCAACAGAAAACAAAGGTAAAACACCTCAAATAACTACTCCTGTTGCTACCCCAACATATGGTTATAAGAGTGAGTCTAGTCAAACTTCTGTGGAGTACCCAGAAAAACCTAGTTTGATAGATATACGCATTAATGTGCCAAATGTACCTGAATCTAACGATGGCCAAAAAGCCGTAATTTTaggtaaaaatgaattaataggaACATCGTCAGGATCATCTGGATATTCCAGTTCACTTACTCCGCAATACGTAAGCAGTCCTACAAAGGCACCCAAATTACCATATCAATTTGGTCAAGAATCAAATCAGGTAGTCTTATCATCAAGCAAACCAGAAACCAGCACTCCATTTTATAGTGTATCCACCAAAACAGCATCGACAcctgaaaatacaaatttagtgCAATCAACTAGTACCATATCCTACGAAGATCAATTTAGTACTCTTTCACCGGATTCTTCGACGCCTGTCAATATAATTCCTTATCCACTACCAATTGTGCCAAACCCAGGATCTTGTCCATGTTATTTTGTTCCACCAACAAGTAACAATTCTACCAATcaaatacaacaacaacaaacaaCAGTTGACTTAAATAATCTCCCGGAGGGTGCTGTTATTGGATTCGTGCCGGTAGTATTTTATCCATCATGTGGAGCAGGAAGCGCAGTATCAAAAGAAGTGCTATCATCTAAGTTAAATCCCGTTTTCCCTTCGGCTTATCAAGTACCATATAAATGTTCATATTGTGAACAAAGTGAATCACAAACCGCGAATATCAGAAGCAGTTTCAATCAAGTAATAAAACAAAGTCAATTAAATCCATCTGTTGTAATTAAAAGTCCAAGTAGGAAGAATTACCCAAATGCCCCAATTTATGACCAACCAGAATTTGgaagaaagataaaagttgtaaGAAGGAAAACTATAGATtag
- the LOC100168379 gene encoding collagen alpha-2(IV) chain isoform X11 has product MRLQRNGKMIPRPRTNMYLILFSILGVQFALSQQTNPNDLEVVLNIEDSNKTQYHEQNFDTMAYIFGYEVGPNGQFHHENKGPDGFTYGCYGYVDPEGKLQATHYISDGWGYRVVTPGESVEIFHHKHDPADENQANESSDGGSEHEHHGHHGVVTAWGDLYFPKGCGGGRPIQGTGQLGGSGSSGYPSFIGVGQPGPAGAPGQPGTPGLPGSPSSVYPSYPGSQGSPGSPGAPGSPGLPSLPSYQKPTVYPTSTYPGSSGSPGSPGSPGSPGTPGLPGKPGSLGYPSYQQPSPYPSAPGSSGLPGTPGTPGTPGQPGTPGLPGSPSSAYPSYPGSQGSPGSPGAPGSPGLPSLPSYQKPTVYPTSTYPGSSGSPGSPGSPGSPGTPGLPGKPGSLGYPSYQQPSPYPSAPGSSGLPGTPGTPGAPGIPGAPGSPSYNIPSSYPSGPGTPGLPGSPGSPGQPGAPGLPGSSPYPKPSYPVAPGTPVSPGSPGSPGLPGQPGAPGLPGSSPYPKPSYPAAPGTPGSPGSPGSPGLPGKPGSYVPQSSYPESAYPGTPGQPGQPGTPGLPGKPGASVIPSIPSYEKPQPTYQKPNVGYPGSPGQPGTPGLPGSPGLPGTISYPKPTPTSAYPVGPGQSGYPGSPGLPGQPGTPGLPGSVYQPSYQKPSSVNQYGNPSLYPVSSYPGSQGLPGTPGTPGQPGTPGSPGSAYPGSTLNQTPNYQSVKPSSSYPGSPGQPGTPGLPGQPGTPGIPSQPSYQKPNPPTYPSQPSYSGYPGSSGQPGKPGTPGTPGTPGLPAGPTYQKPTPPAGYPGSPGTPGQPGTPGLPGIPAQSFGQYPQPSVDYGKPNLSGYPGSTGQPGLPGQPGTPGTPGTPGSYPTSPKPSPYPINPGSGSVSGQPGTSGIQSQPSYQKPNPPTYPVKPTYPSQPSYSGYPGSSGQPGKPGTPGTPGTPGTPGLPAGPSYQKPTPPAGYPGSPGTPGQPGTPGLPGIPAQSFGQYPQPSVDYGKPNLSGYPGSTGQPGLPGQPGTPGTPGTPGSYPTSPKPSPYPINPGSGSVSGQPGTLGIPSQPSYQKPNSPTYPSQPSYSGYPGSSGQPGKPGTPGTPGTPGLPAGPSYQKPTPPAGYPGSPGTPGQPGTPGLPGIPAQSFGQYPQPSVDYGKPNLSGYPGSTGQPGLPGQPGTPGTPGTPGSYPTSPKPSPSPINPGSGSISGLPSNGYPSSIGQTQTGYPNKPIPQPSYPGQSYVYPTSYPQRPNVPDYGAQQPNEYPGYLSSGYPVPPPPNAPLPNYPPPSSPSGYSGYFELYPGQNQIYPGQPDFNAYPAGDQYPFNGNAYGNPKQQFTSPATENKGKTPQITTPVATPTYGYKSESSQTSVEYPEKPSLIDIRINVPNVPESNDGQKAVILGKNELIGTSSGSSGYSSSLTPQYVSSPTKAPKLPYQFGQESNQVVLSSSKPETSTPFYSVSTKTASTPENTNLVQSTSTISYEDQFSTLSPDSSTPVNIIPYPLPIVPNPGSCPCYFVPPTSNNSTNQIQQQQTTVDLNNLPEGAVIGFVPVVFYPSCGAGSAVSKEVLSSKLNPVFPSAYQVPYKCSYCEQSESQTANIRSSFNQVIKQSQLNPSVVIKSPSRKNYPNAPIYDQPEFGRKIKVVRRKTID; this is encoded by the exons atgtatTTAATACTGTTCTCAATTTTGGGGGTTCAGTTTGCCTTATCTCAGCAAACTAACCCAAATGATTTGGAAGTGGTGCTTAACATCGAAGACAGCAATAAAACTCAATACCATGAACAAAATTTCGATACCA TGGCCTATATATTCGGCTACGAAGTAGGTCCAAATGGTCAATTCCATCACGAAAATAAAGGTCCAGATGGCTTCACATATGGTTGCTACGGATATGTAGACCCAGAAGGAAAATTACAAGCGACTCATTATATATCTGATGGCTGGGGATACAGAGTTGTCACACCAGGTGAATCTGTAGAAATATTCCATCATAAACATGACCCCGCAGATGAAAATCAAGCTAATGAAAGTTCTGATGGTGGTTCTGAACATGAACATCATGGACACCATGGAGTGGTAACAGCATGGGGTGATCTTTATTTCCCAAAGGGATGTGGAGGAGGACGTCCAATTCAAGGTACTGGTCAATTAGGTGGATCAGGCTCATCTGGATACCCAAGCTTTATTGGAGTTGGTCAACCAGGACCAGCAGGCGCACctgg tCAACCAGGTACTCCAGGATTACCGGGAAGTCCATCTTCAGTTTATCCAAGTTATCCAG GATCACAAGGATCTCCAGGTTCTCCCGGTGCTCCGGGTAGCCCAGGACTACCCAGTTTACCATCTTATCAAAAACCAACAGTTTATCCAACATCCACTTATCCTGGGAGCtcag GTTCCCCAGGCTCTCCAGGCTCCCCAGGTTCACCCGGAACTCCAGGCTTACCAG GTAAACCAGGATCTCTAGGCTATCCATCATATCAACAACCGTCACCTTATCCAAGTGCAccag gCTCGTCTGGTTTACCGGGAACTCCAGGAACTCCAGGAACTCCAG gtCAACCAGGTACTCCAGGATTACCGGGAAGTCCATCTTCAGCTTATCCAAGTTATCCag GATCACAAGGATCTCCAGGTTCTCCCGGTGCTCCGGGTAGCCCAGGACTACCCAGTTTACCATCTTATCAAAAACCAACAGTTTATCCAACATCCACTTATCCTGGGAGCTCag gtTCCCCAGGCTCTCCAGGCTCTCCAGGTTCACCCGGAACTCCAGGCTTACCAG gtaaaccAGGATCTCTAGGCTATCCATCTTATCAACAACCATCACCTTATCCAAGTGCACCag gcTCGTCCGGTTTACCAGGAACTCCAGGAACTCCAG gagcTCCAGGAATTCCAGGTGCACCAGGATCACCTTCATATAACATACCATCTTCATACCCAAGTGGTCCAG gaaCACCAGGGTTACCAGGTTCACCAGGATCACCag GCCAACCAGGAGCCCCAGGATTACCAGGTTCTTCACCATATCCAAAACCTTCATACCCTGTAGCTCCAGGTACACCAGTGTCTCCGGGATCTCCAGGTTCCCCTGGTCTTCCAg GCCAACCAGGAGCCCCAGGATTACCAGGTTCTTCACCATACCCAAAACCTTCATACCCTGCAGCTCCAGGTACACCAGGGTCTCCAGGATCTCCAGGTTCCCCTGGTCTTCCAG GAAAACCAGGATCTTACGTTCCCCAATCTTCATACCCAGAATCTGCTTATCCAGGTACCCCAg GTCAACCAGGTCAACCAGGAACTCCAGGAttaccag GTAAACCAGGAGCATCAGTTATACCTAGTATACCGTCATATGAAAAACCACAACCAACTTACCAAAAACCAAATGTAGGATACCCCGGAAGTCcag gcCAACCAGGTACTCCAGGTTTACCAGGATCACCAGGATTACCAGGCACAATTTCATACCCAAAACCCACACCAACATCCGCATATCCCGTAGGACCAg gtcaATCAGGATACCCTGGCTCTCCCGGACTTCCag gtCAACCAGGAACACCAGGTCTACCTGGGTCTGTATACCAACCTTCATATCAAAAACCATCTTCTGTTAATCAATATGGAAATCCATCTCTATATCCAGTATCTTCTTATCCTGGAAGTCAag GATTACCCGGAACACCAGGAACAccag gTCAACCCGGTACACCTGGATCACCAGGCTCAGCTTATCCAGGTTCTACATTGAATCAAACGCCTAATTATCAATCTGTTAAACCAAGTTCTTCATATCCAGGAAGTCCAG gtcaACCAGGCACTCCAGGATTACCAG GTCAACCAGGAACTCCAGGTATACCAAGCCAGCCTTCTTATCAAAAACCAAATCCACCAACATATCCTTCTCAACCATCTTATTCCGGTTATCCCGGAAGCtcag GTCAACCAGGAAAACCAGGTACTCCTGGTACTCCAGGTACACCAGGACTTCCCGCGGGACCGACCTACCAAAAACCTACACCTCCTGCTGGATATCCAGGATCTCCTGGTACACCAG GTCAACCAGGAACCCCTGGCCTCCCAGGTATTCCAGCTCAATCATTTGGTCAATATCCTCAACCTTCAGTTGACTATGGAAAACCTAATCTATCAGGATATCCCGGTTCTACag GTCAACCAGGCCTTCCCGGTCAACCAGGCACTCCAGGAACCCCAGGAACTCCAGGTTCTTATCCCACTTCACCAAAACCCAGCCCATACCCCATAAATCCAGGCAGTGGAAGTGTATCag gtcaaCCAGGAACCTCAGGTATACAAAGTCAGCCATCTTATCAAAAACCAAATCCACCAACATACCCAGTTAAGCCCACATATCCTTCTCAACCATCTTATTCCGGTTATCCCGGAAGCtcag GTCAACCAGGAAAACCAGGTACTCCTGGTACTCCAGGTACACCAGGTACACCAGGACTTCCCGCGGGACCGTCCTACCAAAAACCTACACCTCCTGCTGGATATCCAGGATCGCCTGGTACACCAG GTCAACCAGGAACCCCTGGCCTCCCAGGTATTCCAGCTCAATCTTTTGGTCAATATCCTCAACCTTCAGTTGACTATGGAAAACCTAATCTATCAGGATATCCCGGTTCTACag GTCAACCAGGCCTTCCCGGTCAACCAGGCACTCCAGGAACCCCAGGAACTCCAGGTTCTTATCCCACTTCACCAAAACCCAGCCCATACCCCATAAATCCAGGCAGTGGAAGTGTATCag gtcaaCCAGGAACTCTAGGTATACCAAGCCAGCCTTCttatcaaaaaccaaattcaccAACATATCCTTCTCAACCATCTTATTCCGGTTATCCCGGAAGCtcag GTCAACCAGGGAAACCAGGTACTCCTGGTACTCCAGGTACACCAGGACTTCCCGCGGGACCGTCCTACCAAAAACCTACACCTCCTGCTGGATATCCAGGATCTCCTGGTACACCAG GTCAACCAGGAACCCCTGGCCTCCCAGGTATTCCAGCTCAATCATTTGGTCAATATCCTCAACCTTCAGTTGACTATGGAAAACCTAATCTATCAGGATATCCCGGTTCTACag GTCAACCAGGCCTTCCCGGTCAACCAGGCACTCCAGGAACCCCAGGAACTCCAGGTTCTTATCCCACTTCACCAAAACCCAGCCCATCTCCCATTAATCCAGGCAGTGGAAGTATATCag gtttacCATCCAATGGTTATCCATCATCAATTGGTCAAACCCAAACAGGTTATCCAAACAAACCTATTCCTCAACCATCATACCCGGGTCAGAGTTATGTTTATCCTACCAGCTATCCTCAAAGACCAAATGTTCCTGACTATGGAGCACAGCAACCAAATGAATATCCTGGGTATTTAAGTTCAGGTTACCCAGTACCCCCTCCACCTAACGCACCACTTCCTAATTACCCACCACCTAGTTCACCATCTGGTTACTCTGGGTATTTCGAATTGTACCCGGGTCAAAATCAAATATACCCCGGTCAACCAGATTTTAATGCATACCCAGCTGGTGATCAATATCCTTTCAACGGAAACGCTTATGGTAATCCTAAACAACAATTTACTTCCCCAGCAACAGAAAACAAAGGTAAAACACCTCAAATAACTACTCCTGTTGCTACCCCAACATATGGTTATAAGAGTGAGTCTAGTCAAACTTCTGTGGAGTACCCAGAAAAACCTAGTTTGATAGATATACGCATTAATGTGCCAAATGTACCTGAATCTAACGATGGCCAAAAAGCCGTAATTTTaggtaaaaatgaattaataggaACATCGTCAGGATCATCTGGATATTCCAGTTCACTTACTCCGCAATACGTAAGCAGTCCTACAAAGGCACCCAAATTACCATATCAATTTGGTCAAGAATCAAATCAGGTAGTCTTATCATCAAGCAAACCAGAAACCAGCACTCCATTTTATAGTGTATCCACCAAAACAGCATCGACAcctgaaaatacaaatttagtgCAATCAACTAGTACCATATCCTACGAAGATCAATTTAGTACTCTTTCACCGGATTCTTCGACGCCTGTCAATATAATTCCTTATCCACTACCAATTGTGCCAAACCCAGGATCTTGTCCATGTTATTTTGTTCCACCAACAAGTAACAATTCTACCAATcaaatacaacaacaacaaacaaCAGTTGACTTAAATAATCTCCCGGAGGGTGCTGTTATTGGATTCGTGCCGGTAGTATTTTATCCATCATGTGGAGCAGGAAGCGCAGTATCAAAAGAAGTGCTATCATCTAAGTTAAATCCCGTTTTCCCTTCGGCTTATCAAGTACCATATAAATGTTCATATTGTGAACAAAGTGAATCACAAACCGCGAATATCAGAAGCAGTTTCAATCAAGTAATAAAACAAAGTCAATTAAATCCATCTGTTGTAATTAAAAGTCCAAGTAGGAAGAATTACCCAAATGCCCCAATTTATGACCAACCAGAATTTGgaagaaagataaaagttgtaaGAAGGAAAACTATAGATtag